The proteins below are encoded in one region of Chelmon rostratus isolate fCheRos1 chromosome 21, fCheRos1.pri, whole genome shotgun sequence:
- the LOC121624500 gene encoding calcium/calmodulin-dependent protein kinase type II subunit gamma-like isoform X11 produces MATTATSTRFTDEYQLYEELGKGAFSVVRRCVKKSSGQEYAAKIINTKKLSARDHQKLEREARICRLLKHPNIVRLHDSISEEGFHYLVFDLVTGGELFEDIVAREYYSEADASHCISQILESVNHIHQHDIVHRDLKPENLLLASKMKGAAVKLADFGLAIEVQGDQQAWFGFAGTPGYLSPEVLRKDPYGKPVDIWACGVILYILLVGYPPFWDEDQHKLYQQIKAGAYDFPSPEWDTVTPEAKNLINQMLTINPAKRITAEQALKHPWVCHRSTVASMMHRQETVECLRKFNARRKLKGAILTTMLVSRNFSVGRQHTNSAAAASSTASLAQEACKSLLNKKSDSAKESQSTVVHNPPDGVKGSTESNATNDEEEMKGRKVPPHDVKRMAWNSTGNSSCPDSELSQSSMPAAPLGSNTVAAINNTKQTRKQEIIKITEQLIEAINNGDFDAYTRICDPGLTSFEPEALGNLVEGMDFHKFYFENLLSKNSKPVHTTLLNPHVHLIGEDAACIAYIRLTQFVDTTGRPRSSQSEETRVWHRRDGKWLNVHFHCSGAPAAPLQ; encoded by the exons gGGAGCTTTTTCAGTGGTGCGTAGGTGTGTAAAGAAGTCATCAGGACAGGAATATGCTGCAAAAATCATCAACACTAAGAAGCTGTCTGCAAGAG acCATCAGAAGCTTGAGAGAGAGGCTCGTATCTGCCGTCTCCTGAAGCACCCCAACATCG TGAGACTCCATGACAGCATTTCAGAGGAAGGCTTTCATTACCTAGTCTTTGACCT gGTGACAGGAGGAGAGCTGTTTGAAGACATCGTAGCCAGGGAGTACTACAGTGAGGCTGATGCCAG tcATTGCATTAGTCAGATCTTGGAGAGTGTCAATCATATCCACCAGCATGATATTGTGCACAGAGACCTCAAG cctgagAACCTGTTGTTGGCCAGTAAGATGAAGGGAGCTGCAGTGAAGCTGGCAGACTTTGGCCTTGCTATTGAAGTGCAGGGAGACCAGCAAGCTTGGTTTg GGTTTGCAGGCACCCCTGGTTACCTCTCCCCTGAAGTCCTGAGGAAGGACCCCTACGGCAAGCCTGTGGACATATGGGCTTGTG gtgTTATTCTCTATATCTTGTTAGTGGGATATCCTCCATTCTGGGATGAAGATCAACACAAACTCTATCAGCAGATCAAAGCTGGAGCATATGAT TTCCCATCCCCAGAGTGGGACACAGTGACTCCAGAGGCAAAGAACCTGATCAACCAGATGTTGACCATTAACCCAGCAAAGAGAATCACTGCCGAACAGGCCCTCAAGCACCCTTGGGTCTGC CACCGTTCTACAGTGGCATCCATGatgcacagacaggaaactgtCGAGTGTCTCCGCAAGTTCAATGCTCGCCGAAAACTCAAG ggagCCATTCTCACCACCATGCTGGTGTCCAGAAACTTCTCAG TGGGCCGGCAGCATACCAACTCTGCTGCTGCCGCCTCCTCCACGGCCTCACTGGCTCAGGAAG catgcaAAAGTTTACTCAACAAGAAGTCAGATTCTGCTAAG GAATCTCAGAGCACGGTGGTGCACAACCCTCCTGATGGAGTCAAG GGATCGACGGAGAGCAACGCCACCAACGacgaggaggaaatgaaaggtaGGAAAG ttccACCGCATGATGTAAAGCGCATGGCATGGAACAGCACAGGCAACAGCTCCTGCCCTGACTCTGAGCTCTCACAGTCCTCCATGCCTGCCGCTCCGCTAGGGAGCAACACTGTCGCTGCTATAAACAACACTAAGCAGA CTCGTAAACAGGAGATCATCAAGATAACGGAGCAGCTGATCGAGGCGATCAACAATGGAGATTTCGATGCCTACAC GAGGATTTGCGATCCTGGACTGACCTCTTTTGAACCCGAAGCCCTGGGGAACCTGGTGGAGGGCATGGACTTTCACAAGTTCTACTTTGAAAACT TGCTGAGCAAGAACAGCAAGCCCGTGCACACCACCCTGCTCAACCCGCACGTGCACCTGATCGGCGAGGACGCTGCGTGCATCGCCTACATCCGGCTCACACAGTTTGTAGACACCACGGGCCGCCCTCGCTCCAGCCAATCGGAGGAGACCAGGGTGTGGCATCGTCGCGATGGCAAGTGGCTCAATGTTCACTTCCACTGCTCAGGAGCGCCTGCTGCACCACTACAGTGA